The DNA region CTTGAGGGCCTCGTCCCCCATCAGGTGCCCCAGGGTGTCGTTTATCTCCTTGAAGCCGTCCAGGTCTATGAAGATGAGGGCGAAGAACCGGTCCTCCCCCCCGGAGGACTCCATTATGGCCAGCTCTATCTCCTCGAAGCACGCCGCCCGGTTGGGCAGCTCCGTAAGGGGGTCCTTCATGGCCATGGCCTTTATGGCCCGCTCCCGCTCCTTGGAGTCGGTGATGTCTATCACCTGCAGCAGGTACCCCCGGATCATCCCGTCCCGGTCCTCAACCTTTGATATGAAGACCCGGGCCTCCAACAGGGAACCGCAGGCCTTGACCAGCTGGCAGTCCACCCGCTCGTTCCTGCTCCTGCCGCTCATTAGCCTCTTAAGGGGCCCCACTATGCGGTTCCTGGACCCCTTCCGGAGGAAGTCCCCTATGGGACGTCCCACCACCGTGTGCCTGAACTGCCCCAGCATGCCGCACATGGACGTGTTGGCATCCAGGATCAATCCCCGGGGGGAACAGAACACCGCCCCCACCAGGGACTCCTTGAAGAAGATCCGGTAGACCTCCTGCCTGGTGAAGAAATCACACATGAAGGACTCGACGCTCTCCACGTCCATCACCCCCCGGGGATCACCCAGGTCCCCCAAAGAAGCCTCTATGACACCGCCCCCCCACGGAGATATTACCACATAAAAAAAGATAAGTTAATTGCCTCCCCGGGTCAATATCCTGGCCACGTCCCGGCCCGCGTAGGGCCTCTTGAGCCGCCGGCAGGCCTCCACCATGGATCTTAGCTTGGACGGGTCCTCAAGGATCTCCTCCACCTTGTGGTCCGTGGCCTTCACGTGGAAGACCGCCTTGGCGGCCCCGTTCTCCAGCAGGTAGTCGCTGTTCCTCTGCTCCTGTCCGGGGATCGGGTCTATTATCAGCATTGGCTTCTCCAGGCAGAGGACCTCGGAGGAGCTGAGTCCCCCGGGCTTCATCACCACCGCGTCGCAGGCCTCGTAGAGGGAGTTTATGGGATCCACGTAGCCGAAGACCCTGACGTTGCTTTTATCGGCGAACCGGCGCTGGATCTCCAGTTGCCTCTTCCTGTTGTTTCCGCACACCACCAGCACCTGCCAGCGGTCCCGCCTGGCCAGGGCGGACACCGCATCGTCCAGGGGGCCGACCCCTATCCCGCCGCTCATTACCAGCACGGTGGTCCTGTCCTCCTGGAGCCCCAGGGACCTCCGGGCCTGGTCCGCCGGGATCCGCTGGAGGAAGGAGGGGCTCACGGGAATTCCGGTCAGGTACACCCGCTGGGTCAACCCGTCCTCCCGGTACTGGAGCACCGCCTCATGGCTTGCCACGAACCAGCCCCTGAATAGGGGGTTCCGGTGGAACACGTGGCTCAGGAAGTCGGTGTTAACGTAGTAGACCGGCACGCTCCCCAGGAACTCCTCCGCCACCGCCCCGGCGCCGAAGAAGTGGGTGAAGACAATCACGTCCGGTCCGAAGGACCTAAGGCGCTTGATTAGCCTACGCAGGTTTATCCTGGCGGTCAGCTCGTTTATGGAGTTTAGCACCCCGTCCCGGGCCTTGGGGTCGTCCATGGCGTTGTAGAAGTATCCCCAGAGCCTTGGGGCCCGCTTCACCATCTCCAGGTAGGAGTTGGCGATGAAGGCCTTCACGAAGGGGGATCCGAAGGACAGCACGTCCAGGCACTGGACCTCCCATTGAGGGCTCTCCAGCTGGATCCACCGGGAGAGGGCCAGGGCGGCGGTCTTGTGCCCGGTGCCCACGCTGGAGTAGAGCACCGCGATTCGGCCCATCAGCCCAACTTCCCCCTGAACAGGTCCCCCAGGGTGAACCCCACCTCCTGGGAGCTCTCCCGGTGGCTCATCATGGCGGTGGAGATGGAGGAGAAGATCTGCTCCCGGGTGAAGTTGGCGGGGAAGTAGACCGCCGCCGCGTCGTCGTGCCCGCCCCCCCGGATCCGGCGCCCGTCCTTGAGGAGCGACACTATCCGGCCCGACAGGCCGGAGCGGCTCCGGAGCGACACCGCCCAGTCCCCGGCGTAGCGCCTGGCCAGCACCGCCACCACCTCCGGCGGGTTGTCCATCCGGTCCAGCACCAGCCCGCAGAAGTCGGACACGTCCCCGAACTCAAGGATCCCATCGTCCAGCAGGGCCAGGTCCCCCCTCCGGTCCAGCGACTCCAGGGCCATCCTGAACCGCTCGTCCTGCCGGGCGATGAAGTCCCGGGCGGCGTCCAGCTCCATCCGGTCCATCACGTGGGATGGGTTGGAGGAGAGCCGCATCAGGGCCCCGTGGGGGGACATGATGGTGATTAGCGCCTGCCATAGCCTGGACTCCTCCCGCTGGCCCAGCCAAAGGTCCCGGTCGTTGGCGATCTCCACCAGCTCCTCCATGTGAGATACCGGCCCGTCCTGACCGGTCTCCTTCAGGTACCGGTAGTAGACCTTGGCGGCGCACATGGAGGTATCCACCCTTATCCAGGTCCTGTTCCCGTACTTCTCCTTGGTGCTGGCGTGGTGGTCGAAGAAGATGGGCCTCTCCAGCTGTACCCCCTCGCTGTCCCTGTCCAGCTTGTCCACCGTGTCCTGCCTCTGGCACGAGAGGTCCAGCACCATCAGGTCCTCCCCCTTGTCGATCCCGTAGGAGACCAGGGAGTCCACGTCCCCGTAGCCGCAGAGGGTGACCTTTATTGGCCACCGGCTGGTCCTGTTGGCGTGCCACGCCACCGCCGCGGCGGTTATCCCGTCCAGGTCCGTGTGGCTTATTATGTGCAGAAGCCCACTCATCGAGCCTCCCCCTTCCTTACGCTCTAAGCTCCCGTTGAAACCTCTACCGGATTATATCCCATGGGGGTGGGG from Thermanaerovibrio acidaminovorans DSM 6589 includes:
- a CDS encoding sensor domain-containing diguanylate cyclase, which codes for MVISPWGGGVIEASLGDLGDPRGVMDVESVESFMCDFFTRQEVYRIFFKESLVGAVFCSPRGLILDANTSMCGMLGQFRHTVVGRPIGDFLRKGSRNRIVGPLKRLMSGRSRNERVDCQLVKACGSLLEARVFISKVEDRDGMIRGYLLQVIDITDSKERERAIKAMAMKDPLTELPNRAACFEEIELAIMESSGGEDRFFALIFIDLDGFKEINDTLGHLMGDEALKEVARRLKSCVRASDTVSRIGGDEFVMIIKGLPCEEAAFSVVAKVASQFDSPVVLSGVNVRLGASLGVAIYPRDGRDSLSLMQRADEAMYLHKASKD
- a CDS encoding MGDG synthase family glycosyltransferase, with the translated sequence MGRIAVLYSSVGTGHKTAALALSRWIQLESPQWEVQCLDVLSFGSPFVKAFIANSYLEMVKRAPRLWGYFYNAMDDPKARDGVLNSINELTARINLRRLIKRLRSFGPDVIVFTHFFGAGAVAEEFLGSVPVYYVNTDFLSHVFHRNPLFRGWFVASHEAVLQYREDGLTQRVYLTGIPVSPSFLQRIPADQARRSLGLQEDRTTVLVMSGGIGVGPLDDAVSALARRDRWQVLVVCGNNRKRQLEIQRRFADKSNVRVFGYVDPINSLYEACDAVVMKPGGLSSSEVLCLEKPMLIIDPIPGQEQRNSDYLLENGAAKAVFHVKATDHKVEEILEDPSKLRSMVEACRRLKRPYAGRDVARILTRGGN
- a CDS encoding DHH family phosphoesterase, coding for MSGLLHIISHTDLDGITAAAVAWHANRTSRWPIKVTLCGYGDVDSLVSYGIDKGEDLMVLDLSCQRQDTVDKLDRDSEGVQLERPIFFDHHASTKEKYGNRTWIRVDTSMCAAKVYYRYLKETGQDGPVSHMEELVEIANDRDLWLGQREESRLWQALITIMSPHGALMRLSSNPSHVMDRMELDAARDFIARQDERFRMALESLDRRGDLALLDDGILEFGDVSDFCGLVLDRMDNPPEVVAVLARRYAGDWAVSLRSRSGLSGRIVSLLKDGRRIRGGGHDDAAAVYFPANFTREQIFSSISTAMMSHRESSQEVGFTLGDLFRGKLG